Genomic segment of Peribacillus frigoritolerans:
ACCGTTTATACCATTCGATTGCTTCCTCTTGGCGGCTACGTGCGTATGGCTGGTGAAGACGCAGAGAATATAGAATTGAAGCCCGGCTATCGAGTGGGATTAATGTTTGATAATGAAGAGAATGTTACAAAAATCATTTTGAACAATAAAGATAAATATCCTGATATTCGTCTTGTGGAAGTTGAAGTGATCGACCTTGACCATAAACTGATCCTTACTGGATATGAAGAGGGAGAGGAAGAAACACTAAAAACGTTTGCCATTCATAAAGAAGCGGTGATCGTTGAAAATGGTGTAGAGAACCAGATTGCCCCTTTTGACCGGCAATTTGCCTCAAAGTCGCTTGGGCACCGTTTTCTAACGATTGTAGCTGGACCGGCAATGAATTTTGTTTTGGCTTTTGTCATTTTTGTGTTGATCGGCTTGTTTCAAGGAGTCGTGGTGGATGAAGCGAAACTTGGTGAGTTGACACCGGATGGTTCGGCTGTAAATGCCGGTTTAAAATCGGGGGATGTCATTCAATCCATAGAAGGAACGGAAGTCTCCACTTGGGGAGATGTTCAGGAAAGCATTCAAAAGAACCCTGGGCAAGAGATCGAGTTCGTCGTTGACAGGGACGGGAAAACATTAGAAGTTCCGGTTGTTCCGCAAGAAGTGGAGAGGGAAGGGAAGAAAATCGGGATTATCGGTGTCTACCCTCCGGTTGAAAAAGCACCGATTAAAGCTATACAATACGGTTTTACAGAAACGTATTTTTGGACAAAACAAATCTTCATCATCCTTGGTGACCTCGTAACGGGTGGGTTTACGATCGACAGTTTATCTGGTCCTGTAGGAATATATAAATCAACTGAGGAAGTGGCGAAACAAGGTTTATTCACGTTAATGAAATGGGCAGGGCTGCTCAGCATTAACCTGGGAATCATGAACCTGCTTCCACTACCGGCATTGGATGGAGGAAGGCTGTTATTCTTTGTGGTCGAATTTTTGAGAGGGAAACCGATCGATCGTCAAAAAGAAGGAATGGTCCACTTCATCGGCTTTGCTTTGCTGATGTTATTGATGATTGTCGTTACATGGAATGACATCCAGCGCTTCTTCCTGTAAGATATGTTTGGATAATGCAAAACAGGCCAGCAGATTTATCTGTTGGCCGTTTTCTTATCTGAAGGATTTCCTAGTTTTTTAACCGTTTTGGGGAAATTGTTTGTTTTCTAGGGAAATCGTAAGTATAATCGAGAATGAGTATATTAAATTAGCTTTTCTGAATAACGCGGAAAGTCTTTTTTGTATGAAATGACCGTATTAATGTTGCGGTATTAAATTTACCGTAGCTGTAAGTAATTTAAAGGAAATATTGAAGAGGTGCAGATATGAAACAAAGTATGACGTTGATCCCTACATTGAGGGAAGTGCCTGCAGATGCTGAAATCAAAAGCCATCAGCTGCTATTACGTGCAGGATTTATGAGACAAAACTCCAGCGGGGTTTATAGTTTTATGCCGCTTGGAAAAAAGGTGCTTCAAAAGGTTGAGGCGATCGTTCGGGAAGAGCTGGAAAATGCTGGTGCAGTAGAATTGTTGATGCCGGCTTTACAACAAGCCGAATTCTGGCAGGAATCTGGACGCTGGTATACCTATGGTCCAGAGTTGATGCGGCTTAAGGATCGCAACAACCGTGAATTTGCGCTTGGTGCCACACATGAAGAAGTGATAACCAGCTTAGTTCGTGATGAGGTGAAGTCCTATAAGCGTCTTCCATTGACGGTTTACCAAATCCAAACCAAATTCCGTGATGAAAAAAGACCGCGTTTCGGATTGCTGCGTGGACGTGAGTTCATCATGAAGGATGCTTATTCTTTCCATGCCAATCAAGAAAGCCTGGATGCTGTTTATAAAAATTTATATGCGGCATATTCGAATATATTTAGCCGTTGTGGGTTGAACTTCCGTGCCGTCATTGCCGATTCTGGGGCGATGGGTGGTAAGGATACACATGAATTCATGGTCCTGTCTGACATAGGGGAGGATACAATCGCATATTCGGATACTTCCGATTATGCAGCTAATATTGAAATGGCACCTGTGAGTGTAAACTATGAAAAAAGCTCCGAAGAACAAATTGCACTTGAAAAAATTCATACACCAGGCCAAAAATCGATTGATGAAGTTGCATCATTCTTGAATACTGATGCAGAGAAACTAATAAAATCGTTATTGTTTAAAGTGGATGAAAAGTATGTGCTTGTTTTGGTACGAGGAGATCATGAAGTCAATGATATCAAGCTAAAGAATTTCTATAACGCTTCAATCGTTGATTTGGTCGATCCAAATGAGACGAAGGAAGTCTTAGGATGTACAATTGGATCTCTTGGACCAATCAATGTCACTTCTGAAGTTGAAGTGATTGCGGATGTTGCCGTCGAAGCCATGGTTAATGGAGTTTGTGGTGCAAATGAGGAAGACCACCATTATGTGAACGTAAATCCCGCACGTGATTTTAACGTGGCCAACTATATAGATCTACGTTTCATCCAAGAGGGTGACCCATCACCGGACGGTAACGGAAAAATTAAATTTGCCAAAGGGATTGAGGTAGGCCACGTATTCAAACTAGGAACTAAATATTCCGAAGCTATGAATGCGACATTCCTGGATGAGAATGGACGCTCGCAGCCTATGATCATGGGATGTTATGGTATTGGGGTTTCCCGTACACTTGCAGCTGTTGCTGAACAATTCAACGATGAAAAAGGGTTGGTCTGGCCAGCGAATTTAGCGCCATACCAAGTCCATTTGATTCCAATCAATATGAAGGATGAGTCTCAGGCTGCACTGGGAGAAGATTTATATAATGATTTAAAGGCACAAGGCATGGAAGTTCTAATGGATGATCGTCAAGAACGTGCGGGCGTAAAATTCGCAGACTCTGACTTGATCGGTCTTCCTGTCAGGGTGACTGTAGGTAAAAAGGCATCCGACGGAATCGTCGAAGTGAAAATCCGTAAAACGGGTGAGGTTCTTGAAATTGAAAGAGCTGAACTAACTCAAAAGCTTCACGAAATACTGGGGTAATTTAAAAATAAGGGAACTAGGCATCATTCAATTGGATGATGCCTTTCCTTTTCATGGATTTGGATACTAGTGAAACATTCATGATATGTTATAATAGCCTCTGATATCAAAACGAAAATGATAGTGAATAATATCTAAAGAGATAGTAGATAGGGGAGAGAGGGAATGGATCAAAATCCAAATAGCGGTAGAGAGAGATTTCAACTCTTGCTCCAGCAAATGGACTTGACTGAGGATGCCTTTGTGAATTATTTCATAGGTGCCGAAATTGATAAACTCTCAATCGAGAGGGAGTCCAAAACATGGCATTTTGCCTTTAATATACCTGCATTAATTCCTTGCAGTGTTCATACAAGACTTGCTACTCATCTAGCAAGTACGTTTTCCCATATTGCAAAGGTCACATTCAACTTGAATGTGGCCAATCCGCAAGTGACGGAACAATTGGTGAAAGAGTATTGGAAAAACTGCATTGGCGAGCTTGAAGGCATGTCTCCAGCACTGTTATCACTTCTGAATGAACAAGTGCCAAC
This window contains:
- the rseP gene encoding RIP metalloprotease RseP, which codes for MQTLETIIAFIIIFGALVFFHELGHLVFAKRAGILCREFAIGFGPKVFTYKKKETVYTIRLLPLGGYVRMAGEDAENIELKPGYRVGLMFDNEENVTKIILNNKDKYPDIRLVEVEVIDLDHKLILTGYEEGEEETLKTFAIHKEAVIVENGVENQIAPFDRQFASKSLGHRFLTIVAGPAMNFVLAFVIFVLIGLFQGVVVDEAKLGELTPDGSAVNAGLKSGDVIQSIEGTEVSTWGDVQESIQKNPGQEIEFVVDRDGKTLEVPVVPQEVEREGKKIGIIGVYPPVEKAPIKAIQYGFTETYFWTKQIFIILGDLVTGGFTIDSLSGPVGIYKSTEEVAKQGLFTLMKWAGLLSINLGIMNLLPLPALDGGRLLFFVVEFLRGKPIDRQKEGMVHFIGFALLMLLMIVVTWNDIQRFFL
- a CDS encoding proline--tRNA ligase; amino-acid sequence: MKQSMTLIPTLREVPADAEIKSHQLLLRAGFMRQNSSGVYSFMPLGKKVLQKVEAIVREELENAGAVELLMPALQQAEFWQESGRWYTYGPELMRLKDRNNREFALGATHEEVITSLVRDEVKSYKRLPLTVYQIQTKFRDEKRPRFGLLRGREFIMKDAYSFHANQESLDAVYKNLYAAYSNIFSRCGLNFRAVIADSGAMGGKDTHEFMVLSDIGEDTIAYSDTSDYAANIEMAPVSVNYEKSSEEQIALEKIHTPGQKSIDEVASFLNTDAEKLIKSLLFKVDEKYVLVLVRGDHEVNDIKLKNFYNASIVDLVDPNETKEVLGCTIGSLGPINVTSEVEVIADVAVEAMVNGVCGANEEDHHYVNVNPARDFNVANYIDLRFIQEGDPSPDGNGKIKFAKGIEVGHVFKLGTKYSEAMNATFLDENGRSQPMIMGCYGIGVSRTLAAVAEQFNDEKGLVWPANLAPYQVHLIPINMKDESQAALGEDLYNDLKAQGMEVLMDDRQERAGVKFADSDLIGLPVRVTVGKKASDGIVEVKIRKTGEVLEIERAELTQKLHEILG